Proteins encoded in a region of the Podarcis muralis chromosome 2, rPodMur119.hap1.1, whole genome shotgun sequence genome:
- the LOC114592550 gene encoding E3 SUMO-protein ligase ZBED1-like, whose amino-acid sequence MPRHHRAVDVPKYHHLVEKQKTKSAVWVHFGLPADESGRVLTDNGAICKICLHSVSAKGGNTSNLSSHLKFHDPLKFRELSTPVAVPSSSRGISVSSRSAANSDDSPAVTPSTARAAEPARTARESSRGQQKTALDSQLLPSKTSRTCTQAIAQFLATCMQPYNTVEHPKFIQMVNTLNLRYRLPSRKYFTTTGVPKLYSDTVEKMEREIQRQSESEVAITTDSWTSVAGTPFVAVTVHFISDEWKLTSACLACKHFLEDHTADHLCEMLTDTFSEWDIDVKKIFCSTTDNGSNILKAVRQLGFEHISCFAQNINIGVNRALSLTPLKRAIGKLKGLQNSICCSWKMRRDLTRAQELLQMDQVSLPSACPTRWWSTLQLCQRFLENQVPLCKVLTEHPSKGLLMLEGGDVSAVQDFVRATTLLEDITTTLSGSNYVTASTVLPLYRQIKKSLQADEGDSVLLKDIKRAILGALSEKYDSAPTATTLGLASLCDPRFRLRFLEAPEAVRQEAIKKMTDLHGSLHSASMEPNTCPAPPKKKKGLAKIFDLEEEEEDLAVADGESKAEKELKEYIAMPRVDIDGCPLTWWKAHEASFPMLKVLAKKFLAIPGTSVPSESVFSTAGNVFQRQRSSLLPENAEMQIFLAKNIDFM is encoded by the coding sequence ATGCCTCGTCATCACCGTGCTGTAGATGTTCCCaaataccaccatttggtagaaaaacaaaaaaccaagagcGCTGTCTGGGTGCATTTTGGATTGCCTGCTGATGAGAGCGGCCGTGTTTTGACTGACAATGGCGCCATTTGCAAAATATGTTTGCATTCGGTATCAGCAAAAGGCGGAAACACCTCCAATCTAAGCAGCCACCTCAAGTTTCACGACCCTCTGAAATTCAGGGAGTTGTCCACACCCGTGGCAGTACCTTCCTCATCAAGAGGCATTTCCGTTTCTTCACGTAGTGCTGCTAATTCGGACGATTCTCCAGCTGTAACGCCGTCAACAGCTAGGGCTGCTGAGCCGGCAAGAACTGCTAGGGAAAGTTCTAGAGGACAGCAGAAAACAGCATTGGATTCCCAGCTGCTCCCTTCTAAGACCTCAAGGACTTGCACTCAGGCAATCGCGCAGTTTCTGGCTACGTGTATGCAGCCTTACAACACTGTAGAGCACCCAAAATTTATCCAGATGGTGAACACTCTAAACCTGAGGTATCGGTTGCCTAGTAGGAAATACTTCACAACCACGGGAGTTCCAAAACTGTACAGTGACACGGtggagaaaatggagagagaaataCAGCGGCAAAGTGAGAGTGAAGTGGCCATCACTACGGACAGCTGGACGTCAGTGGCAGGCACTCCCTTTGTGGCCGTGACGGTACATTTCATTTCCGACGAGTGGAAGTTGACAAGTGCTTGCTTGGCCTGTAAGCATTTTTTGGAGGACCACACCGCAGATCACCTTTGTGAAATGCTCACAGACACCTTCTCGGAGTGGGACATCGATGTGAAGAAGATATTTTGCAGCACAACGGACAACGGCTCAAATATTCTGAAAGCGGTCAGGCAGCTTGGTTTCGAGCACATTTCCTGCTTTGCCCAGAATATAAATATTGGGGTTAACCGAGCTTTAAGCCTGACACCGTTGAAAAGGGCAATTGGGAAACTGAAGGGTCTGCAAAATAGCATTTGCTGCAGCTGGAAGATGAGGAGGGACCTCACCAGAGCTCAAGAGCTACTTCAGATGGACCAAGTCAGTTTGCCAAGCGCTTGCCCCACAAGATGGTGGAGTACGCTTCAGCTGTGCCAAAGGTTTCTCGAAAACCAAGTTCCACTCTGCAAGGTACTCACGGAGCATCCATCTAAAGGACTTTTGATGTTGGAAGGGGGCGACGTCTCAGCTGTGCAGGACTTTGTCCGTGCAACTACTCTGCTGGAGGATATCACCACGACTCTAAGTGGAAGCAATTATGTCACAGCGTCAACCGTTCTGCCTCTTTATAGGCAAATTAAGAAAAGCCTCCAGGCTGATGAGGGAGACAGTGTGCTGCTGAAGGACATTAAACGTGCAATTTTAGGCGCACTGTCAGAAAAGTACGATAGCGCTCCCACGGCAACCACTTTAGGCCTGGCCTCGTTGTGCGACCCGAGGTTTCGCCTGCGTTTCTTAGAGGCGCCAGAGGCCGTCAGGCAGGAGGCCATCAAGAAGATGACAGACTTGCACGGGagtctgcattctgcttctatgGAGCCAAATACTTGCCCTGCTCcacccaaaaagaaaaaggggctgGCGAAAATTTTTGActtggaggaagaagaggaggacctGGCAGTGGCAGATGGTGAGTCGAAAGCAGAAAAAGAGCTAAAGGAGTATATAGCCATGCCAAGAGTGGACATTGATGGATGCCCTCTGACGTGGTGGAAGGCACATGAGGCTTCCTTCCCAATGTTGAAGGTGCTGGCAAAGAAGTTTTTGGCTATCCCAGGGACGAGTGTGCCATCGGAAAGCGTGTTCAGCACGGCTGGCAATGTTTTTCAAAGACAAAGGTCATCTCTATTGCCAGAGAATGCTGAAATGCAAATTTTCCTTGCAAAAAACATAGATTtcatgtaa